The proteins below come from a single Calditrichota bacterium genomic window:
- a CDS encoding PorV/PorQ family protein, whose amino-acid sequence MRGAKWILFVWLFWGAGASAQEFEKIGTTGFTFLEIPVSARVLALGEAGTTLLDAGAEGVYCNPAAIASQPTRWGIYVAHTSWYVGTALRAAALTWAQGKFGTVGVHARYFDFGSMERTTNPTADRVGSYISLGTYSAGAYALGLSYARSLTDKFSFGCTVKYVRETIDVYSAGNVVTDLGFLYDTGFRTLRIGASLHNFGLDSKYAEEKFKMPQMLRMGVAAELVGSSARENYLTGVVEAVHPNDASERLHLGMEAVLGGIGIVRAGYKFGYADEGLCLGGGLRHKLFGTCVRLDVGWMEHASLNAALLYSVAVEF is encoded by the coding sequence ATGCGTGGTGCAAAGTGGATACTCTTTGTCTGGCTGTTCTGGGGTGCGGGTGCAAGTGCCCAGGAGTTCGAAAAGATTGGCACCACGGGCTTCACCTTTTTGGAAATCCCGGTGTCTGCCAGGGTGTTGGCACTTGGTGAGGCGGGGACGACCCTTTTAGATGCTGGTGCTGAGGGAGTCTATTGCAATCCAGCTGCTATTGCCTCGCAGCCTACGCGTTGGGGGATCTACGTGGCTCATACTTCTTGGTACGTGGGAACAGCTCTCCGAGCAGCGGCACTGACCTGGGCCCAGGGGAAGTTTGGCACCGTCGGTGTGCACGCGCGCTATTTCGATTTCGGCTCAATGGAACGCACCACTAACCCCACCGCTGACCGGGTCGGCTCCTACATCAGCTTAGGCACCTACTCGGCAGGTGCCTATGCGCTGGGACTCAGTTACGCTCGATCCCTCACGGACAAGTTTAGCTTTGGCTGCACCGTGAAGTACGTGCGCGAGACGATCGATGTGTACAGCGCCGGCAACGTGGTGACTGATCTCGGGTTCTTGTACGACACCGGCTTTCGCACCCTGCGCATCGGCGCCTCTTTGCACAATTTTGGTCTGGACAGCAAATACGCCGAAGAGAAGTTCAAAATGCCGCAGATGCTGCGAATGGGGGTGGCTGCAGAGCTCGTGGGGTCGTCAGCGCGGGAGAACTATTTGACGGGTGTGGTTGAGGCAGTGCACCCGAACGATGCCAGCGAGCGACTCCACCTGGGGATGGAGGCGGTGCTTGGCGGTATTGGGATCGTCCGCGCCGGATACAAGTTCGGCTATGCGGATGAGGGACTTTGCCTCGGAGGCGGTTTGCGTCACAAGCTCTTTGGTACTTGCGTGAGGTTAGATGTGGGGTGGATGGAACATGCGAGTCTGAATGCAGCGCTCCTCTATTCGGTAGCGGTGGAGTTCTAA